Proteins found in one Coffea eugenioides isolate CCC68of chromosome 5, Ceug_1.0, whole genome shotgun sequence genomic segment:
- the LOC113769950 gene encoding F-box/LRR-repeat protein At4g14096-like yields the protein MAAKKSKPRQTGIKDGLSALPDAILCHILSFLPTKNAVVTSLLSTRWKYLYRSVPKIDLDDYLPTEAARRKCSEKTSNGFIRFTNRLFSLRNSANIVTFYLRCSNTYEYWIINDWICAALCRNVQELDIHVKHPAGDHLTGEIFRHERLSSLKLRGFSVKVPEQVFLPNLKILHLVYMTFLADNYHMSKFLLGCPLLEDLKLTDCDLENLEVLDLSIPSLKSLTLRDNYDIATIIISNPNLEYLMLHTSSAEHVVKNLKSLASAELLSDDLEISSKLINELYNVSFLAISGSCFKKLVASGSLSKLQCLTHLDLSPFSEDEFRILPRLLDGTPNLEQLTLGMASIGEFEPQGIVSDLFEVKPLCLAQKLRNVDIFDFVDSETQFNVVEYLLQHGALLELMSFQFVTTKTPEKWPFSMLRRLLMFPRCSKACKIALGE from the exons ATGGCTGCTAAAAAGTCAAAACCTCGTCAAACAGGGATCAAAGACGGGCTAAGTGCTTTACCAGATGCTATACTTTGCCACATACTATCCTTTCTACCCACAAAGAATGCTGTGGTTACTTCTCTTTTGTCCACTAGATGGAAATATCTTTACAGGTCTGTGCCTAAGATTGATCTAGACGACTACTTGCCTACGGAAGCTGCACGAAGAAAATGCTCTGAGAAAACCTCTAATGGCTTCATAAGATTTACGAATAGGTTGTTTTCTCTACGAAACAGTGCTAACATAGTCACGTTTTACCTTAGGTGCTCAAATACATATGAGTATTGGATTATTAATGATTGGATTTGTGCTGCATTGTGCCGTAATGTTCAAGAACTTGATATTCATGTCAAACATCCTGCCGGAGATCACCTTACTGGCGAAATCTTCAGACATGAAAGGTTATCAAGTTTGAAGCTTCGTGGCTTTTCTGTCAAGGTTCCAGAGCAGGTTTTCTTACCAAATCTTAAAATCCTGCATTTGGTGTATATGACATTTCTTGCTGACAATTATCACATGTCAAAGTTCTTGCTTGGCTGTCCATTGCTCGAGGATTTGAAGTTGACTGATTGCGACCTAgaaaatcttgaagttcttgatctTTCCATTCCTTCCCTTAAAAGCTTGACATTAAGGGACAACTATGATATTGCAACAATTATTATATCTAACCCGAATCTTGAATATTTGATGCTTCACACTTCTTCAGCAGAACATGTAGTGAAAAACTTGAAGTCTCTGGCCAGTGCAGAGTTGTTGAGTGATGATTTAGAAATCTCCTCGAAGTTAATTAATGAATTGTATAACGTTAGCTTCCTGGCCATTAGCGGGAGTTGTTTTAAG AAACTAGTGGCTTCTGGTTCCTTGAGTAAACTCCAGTGTTTGACTCATTTGGATCTTTCGCCATTTTCTGAAGATGAGTTCCGCATACTTCCCAGATTACTTGATGGAACACCTAATCTTGAACAGTTGACTCTTGGTATG GCTTCTATAGGTGAATTTGAGCCTCAAGGCATTGTGTCCGATTTATTTGAGGTCAAGCCTTTGTGTTTGGCTCAGAAGTTGAGGAACGTAGATATCTTTGATTTTGTTGACTCTGAAACTCAGTTCAACGTGGTAGAGTATCTGTTGCAGCATGGAGCATTACTGGAATTAATGAGTTTTCAGTTTGTAACCACTAAAACTCCAGAAAAGTGGCCATTTTCCATGTTGAGGAGATTATTAATGTTCCCAAGATGTTCAAAGGCATGCAAGATTGCTCTTGGGGAGTGA